A single window of [Clostridium] hylemonae DSM 15053 DNA harbors:
- a CDS encoding CaiB/BaiF CoA transferase family protein codes for MKTKGALEGIRILDLSRVLAGPFCTMMLADLGAEVIKIEIPGKGDDSRSFGPFVNGESGYYMNVNRNKAGVTLNLKKPEGRELFLKMVEKADIVVENYRPGVMEKLGLGYDVLKETNPKIIYGAVSGFGHYGPYTQRPGYDVIGQASCGLMSVTGWPDGGPTRVGTAMADSLAGYSLAIGILAALQYRSSTGVGQKVDIGMMDAGIASMQIIYPIYTMGGRLPERIGNRYESNYPTDTFETKDGMMVIGAANDKLWAKLCEVMGKPELAADKRYDSNPKRVEHYMEIRPVIQEWTRNYTTKDAMELLLEHGVPASPINDLAQVTEDPHARAREMFVHVKHPVAGDTVLNGSQFKMTETDPLIERPAPLLGQHNEEVYGELLGLSAGQIAQLEEQGIM; via the coding sequence ATGAAGACGAAAGGTGCACTGGAAGGGATCCGGATACTTGATCTGAGCCGTGTTCTGGCGGGACCATTCTGTACGATGATGCTGGCGGATCTAGGCGCGGAGGTCATCAAGATCGAGATCCCGGGAAAAGGAGACGACAGCCGCAGCTTCGGTCCCTTTGTGAACGGAGAGAGCGGATACTATATGAATGTGAACCGCAACAAAGCGGGAGTCACTCTGAATCTGAAAAAGCCGGAAGGCAGAGAACTGTTTTTGAAAATGGTTGAAAAGGCAGACATTGTCGTTGAAAACTACCGCCCGGGCGTGATGGAAAAGCTTGGGCTCGGTTACGATGTGCTGAAAGAGACAAACCCGAAGATCATATATGGCGCGGTATCTGGCTTCGGCCATTACGGGCCGTACACGCAGCGCCCGGGCTATGATGTGATCGGACAGGCCAGCTGCGGTCTTATGAGTGTGACTGGGTGGCCGGACGGAGGTCCTACGAGAGTAGGGACCGCCATGGCCGACAGTCTGGCGGGGTATTCACTGGCCATCGGCATTCTGGCTGCCCTGCAGTACCGCAGCAGCACCGGCGTCGGACAGAAAGTAGATATCGGCATGATGGATGCCGGCATCGCAAGCATGCAGATCATCTATCCGATCTATACGATGGGAGGCAGACTTCCGGAACGGATAGGGAACCGCTACGAATCCAATTATCCTACCGATACATTTGAGACAAAAGACGGCATGATGGTGATCGGGGCTGCCAATGACAAGCTGTGGGCAAAATTGTGCGAAGTGATGGGAAAGCCGGAGCTGGCTGCAGACAAACGGTATGACAGCAATCCGAAGCGGGTGGAGCATTATATGGAGATCCGTCCTGTGATCCAGGAGTGGACAAGAAATTATACGACAAAGGACGCCATGGAACTGCTTCTTGAACATGGAGTTCCCGCATCACCGATCAACGATCTGGCACAGGTGACAGAGGATCCTCATGCCCGGGCCCGGGAAATGTTTGTGCACGTTAAGCATCCGGTGGCAGGGGACACGGTCTTGAACGGCTCGCAGTTTAAGATGACAGAGACAGATCCGCTCATAGAGCGTCCGGCCCCTCTGCTCGGGCAGCACAATGAAGAGGTCTACGGGGAACTGCTCGGACTGTCTGCCGGACAGATCGCGCAGCTGGAAGAGCAGGGAATCATGTAA
- a CDS encoding hydroxymethylglutaryl-CoA lyase yields MRLPEKVTIIEVGPRDGFQNVKDFIATEDKKRIIDSLVSAGIQNMEITSFVHPKAILQMADAMELAMSVTYTEERLRKIALVPNARGAQSAVACKVGEVSYVISASEAHNKANVNRTIEESEAELRKIRETEPALKVRLDIATAFGCPYAGKIGKEQIYRLIGTGIQEGIEEIVLCDTIGIANPRQTAMLAADVRQRYPDTRFTFHLHNTRGLGLANILAAMQEGIDSFETSVGGLGGCPFAPGAAGNVATEDLVNMLDHMEVSHGICQEKLLEAAAYVRQTVHAELTGNMLDACKYENI; encoded by the coding sequence ATGAGACTGCCGGAAAAGGTAACGATTATTGAAGTGGGTCCAAGAGACGGCTTTCAGAATGTAAAAGATTTTATCGCAACAGAGGACAAGAAGAGGATCATAGACAGCCTCGTGAGCGCGGGGATCCAAAATATGGAGATCACTTCCTTTGTGCATCCGAAAGCCATTCTCCAGATGGCAGATGCCATGGAGCTTGCAATGTCCGTAACGTACACGGAAGAGAGGCTGCGCAAGATCGCCCTTGTGCCGAACGCAAGAGGGGCGCAAAGCGCCGTGGCGTGCAAGGTGGGGGAAGTCAGTTATGTCATCTCTGCGAGTGAGGCTCATAATAAAGCAAATGTAAACAGAACAATAGAGGAGTCCGAAGCGGAGCTTAGAAAGATCAGGGAGACGGAACCGGCGTTAAAGGTCCGGCTGGATATTGCGACTGCGTTTGGCTGTCCGTATGCCGGGAAGATAGGAAAAGAGCAGATATACAGACTGATCGGTACCGGCATACAGGAAGGGATCGAAGAGATCGTGCTCTGTGATACGATCGGGATCGCTAATCCAAGGCAGACAGCCATGCTGGCTGCGGATGTCAGGCAGAGATATCCGGATACCCGGTTTACGTTCCATCTCCACAATACGAGAGGGCTGGGACTGGCAAATATCCTGGCCGCGATGCAGGAGGGCATTGATTCCTTTGAGACTTCTGTCGGAGGACTCGGAGGCTGCCCCTTCGCACCTGGGGCGGCGGGGAATGTGGCTACGGAAGACTTGGTAAACATGCTGGATCATATGGAAGTATCCCACGGAATATGCCAGGAAAAGCTGCTTGAGGCAGCCGCATATGTCAGACAGACTGTTCATGCAGAACTGACGGGAAACATGCTGGATGCCTGCAAGTATGAAAATATCTGA